Proteins found in one Bacillota bacterium genomic segment:
- a CDS encoding 3'-5' exonuclease: MDNKTHFEPDYQKLNRQAKRTAVNGKKFIPDKIFDRIMPGSKKSTVVSYDTALLENLDSLITFIKSKIDWDQELQGGTYVVFDTETTGLYPYRGDEIISIGAVIVEKEQVISQPAFYRLVNPGRSIPAQITKLTGIDNEMVNDQPYAIEVIKDFLEFCGPRVLVAHNAPFDLAFLNRQIGEVIGRRVVNPVIDTVLLTSALFYALGDYSLENVARNFKLDLEGRHHALSDARIAASLFIKLLPTLKENGVTRLPHLASLFSDMDLTRGYPLIF; this comes from the coding sequence ATGGACAATAAAACACATTTTGAGCCGGACTATCAAAAACTGAATCGCCAGGCAAAAAGAACTGCAGTCAACGGAAAGAAATTTATCCCCGATAAAATTTTCGACCGGATCATGCCTGGCAGTAAAAAATCAACTGTAGTTTCTTACGATACCGCGTTGCTGGAAAACCTTGACAGCCTTATTACTTTTATCAAAAGCAAAATTGATTGGGACCAGGAGCTGCAGGGAGGAACTTATGTTGTTTTTGACACCGAGACAACCGGACTATATCCCTACCGCGGAGATGAGATCATATCGATTGGCGCTGTAATTGTTGAAAAGGAACAGGTTATCAGCCAGCCTGCTTTCTATCGTCTGGTTAACCCGGGCAGGTCCATTCCAGCCCAGATTACAAAGCTGACCGGAATAGACAATGAAATGGTCAATGATCAGCCCTATGCGATTGAGGTAATAAAAGATTTTCTGGAATTTTGCGGCCCGCGGGTTCTTGTTGCCCATAATGCTCCATTTGATCTTGCTTTCCTGAACAGGCAGATTGGCGAAGTAATCGGCAGGAGGGTGGTTAATCCCGTCATCGATACCGTTCTCCTCACTTCGGCGCTTTTTTATGCGCTGGGAGATTACTCTCTGGAAAATGTGGCCAGGAATTTTAAGCTGGATCTGGAAGGTCGGCATCATGCATTAAGTGATGCCCGTATAGCTGCTTCACTCTTTATTAAACTGTTACCGACTTTAAAAGAAAATGGAGTAACCAGGTTACCCCATCTTGCTTCACTCTTCTCCGATATGGATTTGACCAGGGGTTATCCCCTGATCTTTTAA
- the argH gene encoding argininosuccinate lyase — MKKSWQGRFLKNTADSVLRFTASLPFDQRLALYDISGSIVHVQMLETREIITREERDLIIKGLGEIQEEIEEGSFPYALEFEDIHMNIEKRLTDKIGAVGGKLHTARSRNDQVALDMHLYVRDEIGKIENQLYQLQETMLNLAEKYEEVLIPGYTHLQRAQPLLLAHHLLAYFWMFQRDRERLQGVKKRTDLMPLGAGALSGTGFDIDRAMVASSLGFRELYENSIDAVSDRDYIIEFLSFASILIMHLSRFCEELILWSSTEFSFIELDDAYTTGSSMMPQKKNPDVAELIRGKAGRFYGSLLSILTMMKGLPLAYNKDMQEDKEGLFDTIDNLKEILPLFGEMLQTMSINHKNLEYAVDDDYLCATDLADYLVTRGVAFRDAHHLVGQMIAYCRSRDIRLKDLSSDERKKFHPSLTGDISHLLDPKRVVEARKSRGGTAPEAVKKQLELAYEKLRG, encoded by the coding sequence CTGAAAAAGTCATGGCAGGGAAGGTTTTTAAAAAATACTGCTGATTCAGTGCTCCGTTTTACGGCATCACTGCCCTTTGATCAGCGTCTTGCCCTTTACGACATATCGGGCAGTATTGTCCATGTACAAATGCTTGAAACAAGGGAAATTATCACCCGGGAAGAGCGCGACCTGATCATCAAAGGCCTGGGAGAAATTCAAGAAGAAATCGAAGAAGGCAGTTTCCCCTATGCACTGGAATTTGAAGATATTCATATGAATATTGAAAAGAGGCTTACCGATAAGATCGGTGCGGTCGGAGGAAAACTGCACACCGCCCGCAGCCGCAATGACCAGGTTGCCCTGGATATGCACCTCTATGTCAGGGATGAAATTGGAAAAATCGAAAATCAGCTGTATCAGCTTCAGGAAACCATGCTTAATCTTGCCGAAAAGTATGAAGAAGTGCTTATACCCGGGTATACACACCTTCAGCGGGCTCAACCACTGCTATTGGCACATCACCTGCTGGCCTATTTTTGGATGTTCCAGAGAGACCGGGAGAGGCTGCAGGGAGTTAAAAAAAGGACAGATCTGATGCCCCTGGGAGCCGGGGCCCTTTCCGGTACCGGTTTTGATATCGACCGGGCAATGGTAGCCAGTAGCCTCGGTTTCCGGGAATTATATGAAAACAGTATCGATGCTGTCAGTGATCGGGATTATATCATTGAATTTTTATCATTTGCCTCGATCCTGATCATGCATTTGAGCCGGTTTTGTGAAGAGTTGATCCTTTGGTCTTCAACGGAATTTTCCTTTATCGAGCTTGATGATGCCTACACAACGGGCAGCAGCATGATGCCCCAGAAGAAAAATCCTGATGTGGCAGAATTAATAAGGGGCAAGGCCGGTCGTTTTTACGGTTCTCTTCTATCCATACTGACCATGATGAAAGGTTTGCCTCTGGCTTACAACAAGGATATGCAGGAAGATAAGGAAGGCCTGTTTGATACTATTGATAATCTGAAAGAGATCTTACCGCTCTTTGGAGAAATGCTGCAGACCATGAGTATCAATCATAAAAACCTGGAATATGCAGTCGACGACGATTATCTATGCGCCACGGACCTGGCAGATTATCTGGTCACCCGGGGGGTCGCCTTCAGGGATGCCCACCACCTGGTGGGACAAATGATTGCTTACTGCAGAAGCAGGGATATCCGCTTAAAAGATCTTTCATCTGATGAACGAAAAAAATTCCACCCATCGCTTACCGGTGATATTTCGCACCTGCTCGATCCCAAACGGGTAGTCGAAGCCCGGAAAAGCCGGGGCGGGACTGCTCCTGAAGCGGTAAAGAAACAGCTTGAATTGGCTTATGAGAAACTGCGGGGTTGA
- a CDS encoding DUF294 nucleotidyltransferase-like domain-containing protein has product MPQVRENTIEITEFLSEMPPFSFLEEKVLKDVAGGAKTAHFPEGTYIFREGERSKKTLYIVYRGQAKSLVSIGGDETVTTVRNRGDFFGITVLLTDEPYPISMLASKDLTCLLISRKLFHEALSSSERFADYFTKILASRLKELYQTITDNYFEGRIDSGQSLKRKIAEILTEKVITCLPMDTISKVAKKMAEYNVSSVVVTAFNGKPVGIITEKDMVNKVLSADKPDLEQRAHKIMSHELITVQPNDFSYQALLMMTKHNIQHVVVTDDNDVLHGIVTVKDLIRNRESGAISIVRQIEHQDSFSGLAALIKEVDQVEQALITDRAFASEICALVNELYDRIIRKMVRLSELELESSGLGLPPVKYCFINMGSGGRKEQYSRSDQDNGIIYEDSTGDLSVLSAEYFLTLGRLIVKGLEECGFKRCAGDVMAENPAWCKPLSAWKADTLAWVDKLDPKDIRNMTIFLDYRPITGDIKLYEDLKIFTADLFKKSRHALQFLAEDDLRQHTPLNLFRQIITGKSSKDRNKLNLKNAVMVHLVDCLRIFALREGINETNSFERIQKLKERGVFKVEDAEYIEAAYETLMMFRIRNALEKVKAGKQPDNLINLKTLSKKEMTMLKESLLVVNRLQSLTMHAFHAHKA; this is encoded by the coding sequence TACGGAATTCCTGAGCGAAATGCCTCCCTTCAGCTTTCTGGAAGAAAAAGTCCTGAAAGATGTAGCAGGGGGAGCTAAAACCGCCCATTTCCCTGAAGGAACTTATATATTCCGTGAGGGGGAAAGATCGAAAAAAACGCTCTATATTGTCTACCGGGGACAGGCTAAATCCCTTGTTTCAATCGGCGGCGATGAAACGGTAACGACAGTTAGAAACAGGGGTGATTTCTTCGGAATAACCGTCCTGCTTACCGACGAACCCTACCCCATATCCATGCTGGCCTCCAAAGATTTAACCTGCCTGTTGATCAGCCGTAAACTGTTTCATGAGGCTTTGAGCAGCAGTGAACGTTTCGCTGACTACTTTACAAAAATACTGGCTTCCAGGCTTAAGGAACTCTACCAGACCATTACCGATAATTACTTCGAAGGAAGAATTGACAGCGGTCAATCGTTGAAACGAAAGATTGCTGAAATACTGACTGAAAAAGTTATTACCTGTCTGCCCATGGATACGATAAGTAAAGTGGCCAAAAAAATGGCTGAATATAATGTGAGTTCGGTTGTCGTCACTGCCTTTAACGGTAAACCGGTGGGGATAATAACTGAGAAAGACATGGTCAATAAAGTTCTTTCCGCAGATAAACCCGACCTGGAGCAACGAGCCCACAAAATTATGTCTCATGAATTGATCACTGTCCAACCTAACGATTTCAGTTACCAGGCGCTCTTAATGATGACCAAACATAATATCCAGCATGTTGTGGTTACTGATGACAACGACGTCCTGCACGGAATTGTTACTGTAAAAGATTTAATCCGCAACCGCGAAAGCGGGGCTATTTCCATTGTCCGGCAGATAGAACACCAGGATTCTTTCTCAGGGCTGGCTGCTCTGATAAAAGAAGTGGATCAGGTAGAACAGGCCCTGATAACCGACAGGGCTTTTGCCTCTGAAATCTGTGCTCTGGTAAATGAACTCTATGATCGGATTATCCGAAAGATGGTGCGCCTGTCAGAATTAGAACTTGAGAGCTCCGGACTGGGGCTTCCACCGGTTAAATACTGTTTCATCAACATGGGCAGTGGCGGAAGAAAAGAGCAGTATTCACGAAGCGACCAGGATAACGGGATTATTTATGAAGATTCCACAGGTGATCTGTCAGTACTTTCAGCAGAATACTTTTTAACTTTGGGGCGATTAATTGTTAAGGGTCTGGAGGAATGTGGTTTTAAACGCTGTGCCGGCGACGTTATGGCCGAAAATCCGGCCTGGTGCAAACCTCTTTCGGCATGGAAAGCCGATACCCTCGCCTGGGTTGACAAACTTGATCCGAAAGATATACGCAACATGACAATATTCCTTGATTACCGCCCGATTACCGGCGATATAAAGCTGTATGAAGATTTAAAAATATTTACAGCCGACCTTTTTAAAAAATCGAGACATGCCCTGCAATTTCTGGCCGAGGATGACTTAAGACAGCACACTCCGCTCAATCTATTCAGGCAGATAATCACCGGAAAATCAAGCAAAGATCGCAATAAATTGAACCTGAAAAATGCCGTAATGGTTCATCTTGTTGACTGCCTGCGAATTTTTGCCCTGCGGGAAGGGATCAACGAAACCAACTCGTTTGAGCGAATTCAGAAGTTAAAAGAACGGGGAGTTTTTAAAGTTGAAGATGCGGAATATATTGAAGCAGCTTATGAAACACTGATGATGTTTCGCATCCGCAATGCCCTGGAAAAAGTTAAAGCGGGCAAGCAGCCCGATAATTTAATCAACCTGAAAACACTGAGTAAAAAAGAGATGACTATGCTTAAAGAATCACTGCTGGTTGTTAACCGCCTTCAATCTTTAACCATGCATGCTTTTCATGCACATAAAGCTTAA